The window TGGTGGAAGATTGATATTTGGACCAGATGTAGCTTCATTATCTCTGTCAACACTTTTAATTGTTGTTCCAGCAATTACATTCTGCTGTCAAATAATCACAAAAATCCAtaatcatgagaagaagcctaACTCAGAAGGTTATGTTCATGATCCAATCCTTGGAATTCCAGTTCTGATACTGACATTACTGATCACAGTTTCAGTAAGTGAGAGTATTCAATATGTTTTTGCTTTGGATTACTTTTGATTTGTCACATTCGATGATGCAGGATTTGTATTTTTTGTTCATGACATCAAGTAAAGATCCGGGCATCGTGCAAAGAAGCACATGGCCgccggaggaggatgaagcaTTCAATGCTCCAACCGCATCCATGGAGTGGATAAGTGGAAGGACACCACACCTGAAACTGCCAAGAACAAAGGATGTCATTGTGAATGGTTTCGCTGTCAAGGTGAAGTACTGCGAGACCTGCATGCTGTATAGGCCTCCTCGCGCCTCACATTGCTCAGTCTGCAACAACTGTGTCAAGAAGTTTGATCACCATTGCCCTTGGGTTGGTCAGTGCATTGGACTAGTAAGCTCCTTGGAgtctgaaacactagcaaatgcTGCAAAATCCACATAACTAATGCTAAGCAGTGATATGCTCCGCTCTGAATAGATTTTTTTCTGAAAGTTAAGGATTGTTCTTTTGATCAGTTGAAATGTTCTTTGCAGCGCAACTATCGGTTTTTCTGCTTATTCATATCGACATCAACATTTCTCTGCATATATATCTTCTTCTTTTCGTGGCTCAACATCATTACAGAAAAGAAACATCACTCAAATTTGATTTGGAAGTCCATGAAACATGAGGTCATATCGCTCATTCTAATAGTGTACATCTTCATAGTGGTGTGGTTTGTCGGCGGGCTTACAATCTTCCATTGCTATCTAATGAGCACAAATCAGGTAAGAGTTCCATTACAATCTTCAATACTTCTACTAATTCCTAAGGTATTGATAGTATTATTCAATGGCACTGCAGACAACATACGAGAACTTTAGATACCGATATGATAAGAAAGATAACCCCTATAACAAGGGTTTCTGGAGAAATTTCAAAGAAGTTTTTTTCTCAAAGATCCCACCTTCAGAGCATAATTTCAGATCATGGGTAGATGCAGAAGCAGTGGAAGTTGGATCTTATACCCCAAACATCAGCATGAATCTAATAAGCACAAAAGAGAAAATTGACATAGAAATGGGCATTAAACTTGCAACTGAGGTCAACTTGAACATTCCGAGTATACTACAGAATCTTGACTACAGCAGCATAGAGGATAATGTAGATGTTAAGGTTCGGCATGACGGccatgtatttgatccttatgaTTTCCCTGCTTCTCAGAAGAATGATTCTTATTCGCCAAGAGATTCTGTTTCAAAAGGCTATGAAGGTCAGCATGAAGTGTGTAGAAATGAAGGGGTAGCTAAGCAAGTTGCACAAACTGTTGAAAATGTGATAGCTATTGATCAAATATGCCCAACTGTGGTATTACCTCTACAGTAGGTAAGGATTCATTTTCCAGCTCTCTTTTCTGTGCACATCTCAAATTTGTTTGTTCATTAAATATACTGACTGTTTAATGGATAGTTGGATATTATTAAAAGGATTAAGAACAACTTATATCCATATGCCTTACTGATTTTGAACCAGAGTAATGATGCAAATGCTTAGTTATTAACAAAGAAATGGTTGCTAACTATGCAGGTTATTGCAATGTTGAGTCAAATAAACATTCTGCTTTCTCCTTGAGTTTCTACCCTGCAGCTTCATCACTGATCTACAAAAGAAGATGATAAAGTCAGTTTAAATCCAAACTTGTTTAAATGCGCATTTCCAAGTTGAGAGGTAGGGATGACTGCACAAGTTGTGATGGTAAAGAGTTCTGAAGCACACAACTA is drawn from Zingiber officinale cultivar Zhangliang chromosome 1B, Zo_v1.1, whole genome shotgun sequence and contains these coding sequences:
- the LOC121981438 gene encoding probable protein S-acyltransferase 4 — translated: MAISEQKDESKKLRLYQAWKGNNIFFCGGRLIFGPDVASLSLSTLLIVVPAITFCCQIITKIHNHEKKPNSEGYVHDPILGIPVLILTLLITVSDLYFLFMTSSKDPGIVQRSTWPPEEDEAFNAPTASMEWISGRTPHLKLPRTKDVIVNGFAVKVKYCETCMLYRPPRASHCSVCNNCVKKFDHHCPWVGQCIGLRNYRFFCLFISTSTFLCIYIFFFSWLNIITEKKHHSNLIWKSMKHEVISLILIVYIFIVVWFVGGLTIFHCYLMSTNQTTYENFRYRYDKKDNPYNKGFWRNFKEVFFSKIPPSEHNFRSWVDAEAVEVGSYTPNISMNLISTKEKIDIEMGIKLATEVNLNIPSILQNLDYSSIEDNVDVKVRHDGHVFDPYDFPASQKNDSYSPRDSVSKGYEGQHEVCRNEGVAKQVAQTVENVIAIDQICPTVVLPLQ